A genomic segment from Luteolibacter ambystomatis encodes:
- a CDS encoding TIR domain-containing protein: MPRRTSPTKSPKIFVSWSQSPSKAIASAIKNWLLTLMDEVDVWISDEDIQLGEQWRESLGDALESSSYAILCITPQNMDSPWIAMEAGAIAMKGRNACRAVPLLFGIERHDLPSHLAGFQSIEASEQNLIRLAREIHEHVNSSTRPEVFDRRIKSHTRELWDELAHLMTIRVSVPELKQVRPPNALANFPNLVADVQAAPEVTLPNGKYQFHVFSVGERGTMLSHLLISEVKRGLSEIVRPLLPGIDWLVTVVPGGNPWALLIADQLGIPVEIIRDTESGTEEERMVWQKSLLYERKLYFKTDERSRAKRVLIIDDVVSSGGTVQLLTKELRRSGLEIVAVVAIILKGGLYKEIGKELGIDFFSILEVAEDYIKAGPRP, translated from the coding sequence ATGCCGCGACGAACATCTCCAACTAAATCCCCAAAGATATTTGTTTCTTGGTCACAGAGTCCGAGCAAAGCGATTGCTTCAGCAATCAAAAATTGGCTCCTCACCCTTATGGATGAAGTCGATGTTTGGATATCTGATGAAGATATCCAACTGGGAGAACAATGGAGAGAATCACTCGGGGATGCCTTGGAATCTTCCAGTTATGCTATTCTCTGTATTACACCTCAGAACATGGATTCGCCTTGGATTGCCATGGAGGCTGGTGCGATTGCCATGAAGGGGCGAAACGCTTGTCGCGCGGTTCCATTGCTATTCGGAATCGAACGGCATGATTTGCCCAGCCATCTCGCCGGATTTCAATCAATCGAAGCATCTGAGCAGAATCTTATCCGATTGGCTCGTGAGATTCACGAGCATGTCAATTCGTCAACCAGACCGGAGGTGTTCGACCGTCGGATAAAATCTCATACACGCGAGCTATGGGATGAATTGGCGCACCTGATGACAATACGAGTTAGCGTTCCCGAGCTCAAACAGGTTAGACCGCCAAATGCCTTGGCTAATTTCCCGAATCTTGTCGCTGATGTTCAAGCTGCGCCAGAAGTCACGCTTCCGAACGGCAAATATCAGTTCCATGTGTTCAGTGTCGGCGAGCGCGGGACCATGCTCTCTCATCTGCTTATTTCTGAAGTGAAGAGAGGGCTTTCTGAAATCGTAAGACCTCTTCTTCCTGGAATTGATTGGTTGGTGACCGTCGTTCCCGGAGGGAACCCATGGGCACTTTTGATCGCGGATCAACTGGGGATTCCAGTTGAGATCATTCGGGACACGGAGTCTGGAACGGAAGAAGAGCGAATGGTTTGGCAGAAGTCGCTTCTCTATGAACGAAAGCTCTATTTCAAAACGGATGAGAGGAGTCGCGCAAAGCGTGTTCTGATCATTGATGATGTCGTCAGTAGCGGCGGAACAGTGCAGTTGCTGACAAAGGAATTGAGAAGATCGGGATTGGAAATAGTAGCGGTCGTTGCGATTATTCTAAAAGGGGGGTTATATAAAGAAATCGGAAAAGAACTTGGGATCGATTTTTTCAGCATTCTTGAAGTTGCCGAAGACTACATAAAAGCAGGTCCAAGACCGTAA
- a CDS encoding DUF1287 domain-containing protein, with amino-acid sequence MPRRSQRNNGFFDTIEYVGPRPQKPKKKRRFFGGWVIILIAVGIPFLFFRKLVPTLKAEQEGTSLESVERTIARLTPSESFGDRLAASALGQARTPGVYDNSEFKISYPGGDVPAGKGNAEDVIVRAYRGVNIDLQQLVHEDMEKSYREYEQLSKAGGLNTNVDHRRAPNLKRFFERHGETLTTSRNISEYQPGDVVVLTRPGTSTRGGDAHTQVDMHIAMVVPGPGDRGTDSWLVHNLDSGVKWEDVLLNYQIIGHYRYGK; translated from the coding sequence ATGCCACGCCGATCCCAGCGCAACAACGGTTTCTTCGATACCATCGAGTATGTGGGCCCGCGTCCCCAGAAGCCGAAGAAAAAGCGCCGCTTTTTTGGTGGCTGGGTCATCATCCTGATCGCCGTCGGCATTCCGTTTTTGTTCTTCCGCAAGCTGGTCCCGACCTTGAAGGCCGAGCAGGAAGGCACCTCGCTGGAGAGCGTTGAGCGGACCATTGCCCGCCTCACTCCGTCCGAGTCCTTCGGGGACCGTCTCGCCGCCTCGGCTCTCGGCCAGGCCCGCACCCCGGGCGTTTACGACAATTCGGAATTCAAGATCTCCTACCCCGGCGGCGATGTTCCCGCCGGGAAGGGCAATGCGGAGGATGTGATCGTCCGCGCCTACCGGGGAGTGAACATCGACCTCCAGCAGCTCGTCCATGAGGACATGGAGAAGAGCTACCGCGAATACGAGCAGCTCTCCAAAGCCGGCGGCCTGAACACCAACGTCGACCACCGCCGCGCCCCCAACCTGAAGCGCTTCTTCGAGCGCCATGGCGAGACCCTGACCACCTCGCGGAACATTTCCGAGTACCAGCCGGGCGACGTCGTGGTCCTCACCCGCCCGGGCACCAGCACCCGCGGAGGGGATGCCCACACCCAGGTCGACATGCACATCGCGATGGTGGTCCCGGGTCCCGGCGACCGCGGCACCGATTCCTGGTTGGTCCACAACCTCGACTCCGGGGTGAAGTGGGAGGATGTGCTCCTGAATTACCAGATCATCGGCCACTATCGCTACGGGAAGTAG